The following coding sequences lie in one Populus trichocarpa isolate Nisqually-1 chromosome 14, P.trichocarpa_v4.1, whole genome shotgun sequence genomic window:
- the LOC18104913 gene encoding B3 domain-containing protein At5g42700 isoform X5, which translates to MVAKISAYEESRRKRMEENKKRMEALNLHKLSRALKISTPTKSSPMKRSKPRVVEKQVVVVRRSSRVANKPAPFFKEVVLDRVVIPRRISKARDLSNRVYATDEARAKAMEKAEKLQSDLGSDYPIFIKSMLQSHVTGGFWLGLPVDFCRRNLPRRDDVITLIDEEADEYQVIYLARKNGLSGGWKGFAVAHGLLDGDAVVFQLIKPTACKVYIIRVNGSEQGNSL; encoded by the exons ATGGTGGCAAAGATATCAGCATATGAAGAAAGTCGCCGAAAGAGAATGGAAGAGAACAAGAAAAGAATGGAAGCCCTCAATCTCCACAAGCTTTCTCGAGCTCTTAAAATTTCCACCCCTACCAAATCCTCTCCG ATGAAACGCTCAAAACCTCGAGTAGTCGAGAAACAAGTGGTTGTGGTTAGGAGGTCCAGTCGTGTCGCGAACAAGCCTGCTCCTTTCTTTAAAGAA gTTGTTCTTGATCGAGTGGTGATACCAAGAAG GATTTCCAAGGCAAGAGATTTGTCAAACCGGGTGTATGCTACTGATGAAGCCAGGGCAAAGGCTATGGAGAAAGCAGAAAAGCTACAATCTGATTTAGGATCTGACTATCCGATCTTTATAAAATCAATGCTTCAATCCCATGTTACTGGTGGATTTTGGCTG GGTCTTCCAGTCGACTTCTGCAGAAGGAACCTTCCAAGGCGAGACGATGTCATCACTTTGATAGATGAAGAGGCAGATGAGTATCAAGTTATATATTTAGCACGAAAGAATGGACTAAGTGGTGGATGGAAAGGGTTTGCCGTTGCTCATGGACTGCTAGATGGAGATGCTGTGGTTTTTCAGTTAATCAAGCCTACAGCATGCAAG GTATATATCATAAGGGTGAATGGCTCGGAACAGGGCAATAGTCTTTGA
- the LOC18104913 gene encoding B3 domain-containing protein At5g42700 isoform X2 yields the protein MAAKVTAYEESRRKRMEENKKRMEALNLHKLSRALKISTPTKSSPLKRSKPRVVEKQVVVVRRSNRIANKPAPFFKEAVIDRVVIPRRISKAADLSNLVFATDEARAKAIEKAEKLQSDLGSDYPTFIKSMLQSHVTGGFWLGCLPLDFCRRNLPRRGDFITLIDEDADEYQVTYLARQNGLSGGWKGFAVAHGLLDGDAVVFQLIKPTTCKVVYIIRVNGSEQGNSL from the exons ATGGCGGCAAAGGTAACAGCATATGAAGAAAGTCGCCGAAAGAGAATGGAAGAGAACAAGAAAAGAATGGAAGCCCTCAATCTCCACAAGCTTTCTCGAGCTCTTAAAATTTCCACCCCTACCAAATCCTCTCCG CTGAAACGCTCAAAACCTCGAGTAGTCGAGAAACAAGTGGTTGTGGTTAGGAGGTCCAATCGTATCGCGAACAAGCCTGCTCCTTTCTTTAAAGAA gCTGTTATTGATCGAGTGGTGATACCAAGAAG GATTTCCAAGGCAGCAGATTTGTCAAACCTGGTGTTTGCTACTGATGAAGCCAGGGCAAAGGCTATAGAGAAAGCAGAAAAGCTACAATCTGATTTAGGATCTGACTATCCGACCTTTATAAAATCAATGCTTCAATCCCATGTTACTGGTGGATTTTGGCTG GGGTGTCTTCCACTCGACTTCTGCAGAAGGAACCTTCCAAGGCGAGGCGATTTCATCACTTTGATAGATGAAGATGCAGATGAGTATCAAGTTACATATTTAGCACGACAGAATGGACTAAGTGGTGGATGGAAAGGGTTTGCCGTTGCTCATGGACTGCTAGATGGAGATGCTGTGGTTTTTCAGTTAATCAAGCCTACAACATGCAAGGTG GTATATATCATAAGGGTGAATGGCTCGGAACAGGGCAATAGTCTTTGA
- the LOC18104913 gene encoding B3 domain-containing protein At5g42700 isoform X3, translating into MAAKVTAYEESRRKRMEENKKRMEALNLHKLSRALKISTPTKSSPLKRSKPRVVEKQVVVVRRSNRIANKPAPFFKEAVIDRVVIPRRISKAADLSNLVFATDEARAKAIEKAEKLQSDLGSDYPTFIKSMLQSHVTGGFWLGCLPLDFCRRNLPRRGDFITLIDEDADEYQVTYLARQNGLSGGWKGFAVAHGLLDGDAVVFQLIKPTTCKVYIIRVNGSEQGNSL; encoded by the exons ATGGCGGCAAAGGTAACAGCATATGAAGAAAGTCGCCGAAAGAGAATGGAAGAGAACAAGAAAAGAATGGAAGCCCTCAATCTCCACAAGCTTTCTCGAGCTCTTAAAATTTCCACCCCTACCAAATCCTCTCCG CTGAAACGCTCAAAACCTCGAGTAGTCGAGAAACAAGTGGTTGTGGTTAGGAGGTCCAATCGTATCGCGAACAAGCCTGCTCCTTTCTTTAAAGAA gCTGTTATTGATCGAGTGGTGATACCAAGAAG GATTTCCAAGGCAGCAGATTTGTCAAACCTGGTGTTTGCTACTGATGAAGCCAGGGCAAAGGCTATAGAGAAAGCAGAAAAGCTACAATCTGATTTAGGATCTGACTATCCGACCTTTATAAAATCAATGCTTCAATCCCATGTTACTGGTGGATTTTGGCTG GGGTGTCTTCCACTCGACTTCTGCAGAAGGAACCTTCCAAGGCGAGGCGATTTCATCACTTTGATAGATGAAGATGCAGATGAGTATCAAGTTACATATTTAGCACGACAGAATGGACTAAGTGGTGGATGGAAAGGGTTTGCCGTTGCTCATGGACTGCTAGATGGAGATGCTGTGGTTTTTCAGTTAATCAAGCCTACAACATGCAAG GTATATATCATAAGGGTGAATGGCTCGGAACAGGGCAATAGTCTTTGA
- the LOC18104913 gene encoding B3 domain-containing protein At5g42700 isoform X1, whose translation MVAKISAYEESRRKRMEENKKRMEALNLHKLSRALKISTPTKSSPMKRSKPRVVEKQVVVVRRSSRVANKPAPFFKEVVLDRVVIPRRISKARDLSNRVYATDEARAKAMEKAEKLQSDLGSDYPIFIKSMLQSHVTGGFWLGLPVDFCRRNLPRRDDVITLIDEEADEYQVIYLARKNGLSGGWKGFAVAHGLLDGDAVVFQLIKPTACKVFAYSHFSFLPCNLSSIDT comes from the exons ATGGTGGCAAAGATATCAGCATATGAAGAAAGTCGCCGAAAGAGAATGGAAGAGAACAAGAAAAGAATGGAAGCCCTCAATCTCCACAAGCTTTCTCGAGCTCTTAAAATTTCCACCCCTACCAAATCCTCTCCG ATGAAACGCTCAAAACCTCGAGTAGTCGAGAAACAAGTGGTTGTGGTTAGGAGGTCCAGTCGTGTCGCGAACAAGCCTGCTCCTTTCTTTAAAGAA gTTGTTCTTGATCGAGTGGTGATACCAAGAAG GATTTCCAAGGCAAGAGATTTGTCAAACCGGGTGTATGCTACTGATGAAGCCAGGGCAAAGGCTATGGAGAAAGCAGAAAAGCTACAATCTGATTTAGGATCTGACTATCCGATCTTTATAAAATCAATGCTTCAATCCCATGTTACTGGTGGATTTTGGCTG GGTCTTCCAGTCGACTTCTGCAGAAGGAACCTTCCAAGGCGAGACGATGTCATCACTTTGATAGATGAAGAGGCAGATGAGTATCAAGTTATATATTTAGCACGAAAGAATGGACTAAGTGGTGGATGGAAAGGGTTTGCCGTTGCTCATGGACTGCTAGATGGAGATGCTGTGGTTTTTCAGTTAATCAAGCCTACAGCATGCAAGGTG TTTGCTTAttctcatttttcatttttacctTGCAACTTGAGTTCCATTGATACTTGA